A window from Solanum stenotomum isolate F172 chromosome 7, ASM1918654v1, whole genome shotgun sequence encodes these proteins:
- the LOC125869991 gene encoding putative disease resistance protein RGA3, whose translation MAEVLVSIVLEQLGTFIVEQVKEQVEELKMAIGIKKEIQNLSLKLKMIRAALDDAERRRVKDINVKHWLEVLEIFSYDADNVLDEWRTRILQQQIERDESVADAGSGAAVSIPKKKVSCFSLSCCFTFKKLEVNRDIVRKIKELDVKLEEIVRDKNQFNFVVNATGGGGSVSDQDAFRRVMSTGIVDESEVHGRDSDKDVVMRKLLESSDQESVPLVVSVVGTGGIGKTTLAQLAYSDEKLKGHFDKRIWICVSDPFDEVKVAKAILEGLTKSSPNLSEFHMLLERIQECVSKKRFFLVLDDVWSEDNRKWEPLKNSLKNGAPGSRILVTSRSERVVGIMGSSYMHRLGQLSDSDCWALFSRIAFSGRSNEDRENLEDIGRRIVRKCKGLPLAAKAMGSFLRFKVTEQEWQTVLDNQIWEQEEVTLDLFPHLYLSYNDLLPILKRCFSYCAIFPKDTVINVDKLVRIWMAQGYLSTVENNQQEVRGREYFMNLAMRSFFQELETDDKNTSVIISCKMHDVVHDFAQLISKNDCYSITGTESTEKVLSVHHLCWDRTDSTVTPVSVCDVEKIRSLFAEHLLAKELTHDLVKGLKCLRVLNLHGCGIQELPQEIGNLFHLRYIDLSSSQVQNLPEAICRLCNLQTLDLQGCNRLSRLPQHIGRLINLRHLITTDTPKLESFPQDIGNLTQLRTLSDFVVGKGSSKLGYIGKLNQLQGYVSIHVIDSLNAAEDVVEAQNAALRMKPYIKELRLNFYWASEVSMDVMEALLPPPNLRFLTINGYRGTQFPTWITLSLNNLRVLTLSECFNCTFLPPLGKLPFLEILWIRLMDELKHVGNEFLGMPGTINTFPKLKKLRFSYCSEWEEWTDIKPEVGFSVMPSLKELELNCCEKLNSLPYCLLQRVSSLESLKIKMCPCLELDRTEITHIQNIETDDGM comes from the coding sequence ATGGCTGAAGTACTCGTCTCCATTGTGCTTGAACAATTGGGCACTTTCATTGTGGAACAAGTTAAAGAACAAGTAGAGGAGCTGAAAATGGCTATTGGGATCAAGAAAGAGATCCAAAATTTatctttgaagttgaaaatgatAAGAGCAGCATTGGATGATGCAGAGAGAAGAAGGGTCAAAGATATAAATGTTAAGCATTGGTTAGAAGTTCTTGAAATTTtctcttatgatgcagacaatGTGTTAGATGAATGGCGCACAAGAATACTCCAGCAACAAATTGAAAGAGATGAGTCTGTTGCTGATGCTGGTTCTGGTGCTGCTGTTTCGATTCCTAAGAAGAAAGTAAGTTGCTTTTCACTGTCTTGTTGTTTTACTTTCAAGAAACTTGAGGTTAATCGCGATATTGTTCGTAAAATAAAGGAATTGGATGTGAAGTTAGAAGAGATTGTGAGGGATAAAAATCAGTTCAATTTTGTAGTTAATGCAACTGGTGGTGGTGGTAGTGTTTCTGATCAAGATGCGTTTAGGAGAGTTATGAGTACGGGTATTGTTGATGAATCAGAAGTACATGGTAGGGATTCTGATAAAGATGTTGTAATGAGGAAGTTGCTTGAGAGTAGTGATCAAGAAAGTGTCCCTCTTGTTGTTTCTGTTGTGGGTACAGGTGGGATTGGAAAAACAACACTTGCCCAACTAGCTTATAGTGATGAGAAATTGAagggtcatttcgataaaagaATTTGGATTTGTGTATCTGATCCTTTCGATGAAGTCAAAGTTGCAAAAGCTATTCTTGAAGGGTTAACTAAAAGCTCTCCGAATCTGTCTGAGTTCCATATGTTGTTAGAAAGAATTCAAGAATGTGTCTCTAAGAAAAGGTTCTTTCTTGTGCTAGATGATGTGTGGTCTgaagataatagaaaatgggAACCGTTGAAGAACTCCCTCAAGAATGGAGCTCCTGGAAGTAGAATCTTGGTTACATCCCGGAGTGAGAGGGTTGTGGGGATAATGGGCAGTTCTTACATGCATAGGTTGGGACAGCTATCAGATTCAGATTGCTGGGCATTGTTTAGTCGGATAGCATTTTCAGGAAGGAGTAACGAGGATCGTGAGAATTTAGAAGATATTGGAAGGAGAATTGTTCGAAAATGCAAAGGATTGCCACTTGCTGCAAAGGCTATGGGAAGTTTCCTACGTTTTAAGGTTACAGAACAAGAGTGGCAAACTGTTTTGGACAATCAAATATGGGAACAGGAAGAAGTGACATTAGACCTTTTTCCTCATTTGTACTTGAGCTACAATGACTTGCTCCCAATCTTGAAGCGTTGTTTCTCATATTGTGCCATTTTTCCTAAAGATACTGTCATAAATGTAGACAAGTTGGTCAGAATTTGGATGGCACAAGGTTATCTCAGCACAGTTGAAAATAACCAGCAGGAAGTTAGAGGACGCGAGTACTTCATGAACTTAGCTATGCGCTCTTTCTTTCAGGAGTTGGAGACAGATGATAAAAATACAAGTGTGATAATATCTTGCAAAATGCATGATGTAGTGCATGATTTTGCTCagttaatttcaaaaaatgactGCTATAGCATCACAGGGACCGAAAGCACAGAAAAAGTTCTTAGTGTTCATCATTTATGCTGGGATAGAACTGACAGTACAGTAACTCCTGTTTCTGTCTGTGATGTTGAAAAGATCCGCAGTCTTTTTGCTGAACACTTGCTCGCGAAAGAGCTTACTCACGATCTGGTCAAAGGTCTTAAATGTCTAAGAGTTCTAAATTTACATGGCTGTGGAATACAAGAACTCCCTCAAGAAATCGGCAATCTGTTCCATCTGAGGTACATTGATTTAAGCAGCAGCCAAGTACAGAACTTGCCTGAAGCCATTTGCCGGTTGTGTAATCTGCAAACGTTAGATCTTCAAGGATGTAACCGTCTTTCAAGACTTCCTCAACATATAGGAAGACTGATAAACTTGAGACACCTCATTACAACTGACACACCCAAGTTGGAATCTTTTCCTCAAGATATCGGAAATCTAACTCAGCTCAGGACTTTGAGTGACTTTGTAGTTGGGAAAGGATCAAGCAAGCTAGGATATATCGGAAAATTGAACCAGCTTCAAGGGTATGTATCTATCCATGTGATCGACAGTTTGAACGCTGCAGAAGACGTAGTTGAAGCACAAAATGCAGCATTAAGAATGAAGCCATACATCAAGGAACTACGTTTGAATTTCTACTGGGCAAGTGAGGTAAGTATGGATGTGATGGAAGCTCTACTACCACCTCCAAACCTTAGATTCTTGACCATCAACGGATACAGAGGCACTCAATTCCCAACATGGATTACACTGTCCCTTAATAATCTTAGAGTTCTTACACTAAGTGAGTGCTTTAATTGCACCTTTTTGCCACCTTTAGGTAAGTTGCCATTTCTTGAAATTCTTTGGATAAGGCTTATGGATGAATTGAAACATGTAGGAAATGAATTCTTGGGCATGCCAGGAACCATTAACACATTTCCAAAGTTGAAGAAATTGAGATTTTCATATTGTTCAGAGTGGGAAGAATGGACAGACATAAAACCAGAAGTTGGTTTTTCAGTAATGCCTAGTCTTAAGGAGTTAGAATTAAATTGTTGTGAAAAGCTTAATAGCCTTCCATATTGTCTCCTACAAAGAGTGTCATCACTAGAGTCTTTGAAGATCAAGATGTGTCCTTGTCTTGAACTTGATCGGACTGAGATAACTCATATTCAGAACATTGAAACTGATGATGGGATGTGA
- the LOC125871577 gene encoding mRNA cap guanine-N7 methyltransferase 1-like: MKRSYSESPSSSSYGPPQSKFKHNPEGDTHFLEDESTKIFARKVADHYSARTNQTLEEREASPIIHLKKLNNWIKSVLIQLYTKRGDAVLDLACGKGGDLIKWDKAKIGYYVGIDIADGSIEDCRTRYNGEADHHQRRKKFSFPARLLCGDCYEVRLDRVLADDAPFDVCSCQFAMHYSWSTEARARRALANISALLRPGGIFIGTMPDANVIVKKYREAEGLAFGNSVYWIRFDEEFSEKKFKSSNPFGIKYKFHLEDAVDCPEWIVPFPVFKAMAEEYDFELVFVKNNHEFVDEYMKKPEFIELMRRLGALGDGNQDQSTLSSDEWEVAYLYLAFVLRKRGQPDQTRRNPRRDKGKMQLTKDDIENVNGAV, encoded by the exons ATGAAGAGAAGTTACTCTGAATCTCCATCTTCGAGTTCTTATGGACCTCCACAATCCAAATTTAAGCATAACCCAGAAG GCGACACTCATTTTCTGGAAGATGAGAGTACAAAAATCTTTGCCAGGAAGGTGGCTGATCATTACAGTGCGAGGACCAATCAAACTCTTGAAGAGCGCGAAGCAAGTCCTATCATCCATTTAAAGAAACTTAATAATTGG ATCAAGAGTGTCTTGATTCAGCTTTATACGAAAAGAGGGGATGCAGTTCTTGATCTTGCTTGTGGGAAG GGTGGTGATCTCATCAAATGGGATAAAGCAAAGATTGGATATTACGTTGGTATTGATATTGCCGATGGTTCA ATAGAAGACTGCCGGACCCGTTACAATGGTGAGGCAGATCACCATCAGCGACGCAAAAAGTTCTCATTTCCTGCCAGACTCCTGTGTGGAGATTGTTATGAG GTTCGTTTGGATAGGGTTTTAGCAGATGATGCACCTTTTGATGTTTGTAGCTGTCAG TTTGCTATGCATTATTCGTGGTCTACTGAGGCACGTGCACGACGTGCGCTGGCCAATATCTCAGCTTTACTCCGACCTGGAGGAATATTTATTGGAACAATGCCAGATGCCAATGTCATTGTCAAGAAGTATAGAGAAG CTGAGGGGCTAGCCTTTGGTAATAGTGTCTATTGGATACGTTTTGATGAAGAGTTTTCAGAGAAG AAATTTAAATCGTCAAATCCTTTTGGCATCAAATACAAGTTCCATCTGGAG GATGCTGTTGATTGTCCTGAGTGGATTGTTCCTTTCCCCGTCTTCAAGGCAATGGCTGAAGAG TATGACTTCGAGCTAGTTTTTGTGAAGAACAACCATGAGTTTGTGGATGAGTACATGAAGAAACCAGAGTTCATTGAGCTAATGAGGAGGCTCGGTGCATTAGGTGATGGGAACCAAGACCAAA GTACTCTATCATCAGACGAATGGGAGGTAGCCTACCTTTATTTGGCATTTGTTCTAAGGAAG CGAGGGCAACCAGATCAAACACGAAGAAACCCTAGACGAGACAAAGGCAAGATGCAATTGACAAAAGACGATATTGAGAATGTTAACGGTGCAGTGTAG